A section of the Rhizobium sp. Pop5 genome encodes:
- the mgrA gene encoding L-glyceraldehyde 3-phosphate reductase, translating to MSWQPAADRYSKMKYNRTGRSGLKLPAVSLGLWHNFGGDTPHDRKIDMCRTAFDLGITHFDLANNYGPPPGSAETAFGEILRTEFSGLRDELIISSKAGYDMWPGPYGEWGSRKYLIASCDQSLKRMGLDYVDIFYSHRFDPETPLEETCSALDHIVRSGRALYVGISSYNSQRTREAAAILRELGTPCLIHQPSYSMLNRWVEDDKLLDTLDEVGMGSIVFSPLAQGMLTTKYLAGIPEDSRAAQNHFLKRDFIRPSIIDNIRKLNEIAERRGQTLAQMAIAWVLRGGRVTSALIGASRSSQIVDCVKALDNLEFSLEELAEIDVYAREADINLWAKSAERE from the coding sequence ATGAGCTGGCAACCGGCCGCAGACCGCTATTCGAAAATGAAATACAACCGCACGGGCCGGTCCGGCCTGAAGCTGCCGGCCGTCTCCCTGGGCCTTTGGCACAATTTCGGCGGTGACACGCCGCATGACCGCAAGATCGACATGTGCCGCACGGCTTTCGATCTCGGCATCACACATTTCGACCTCGCCAACAACTACGGCCCGCCTCCCGGCAGCGCCGAGACAGCCTTCGGCGAGATCCTGCGGACGGAATTTTCCGGCCTTCGCGACGAGCTGATCATCTCTTCGAAAGCCGGCTACGATATGTGGCCAGGTCCTTACGGCGAATGGGGCAGCCGCAAATATCTGATTGCCTCCTGCGACCAGAGCCTGAAGCGCATGGGCCTCGATTATGTCGACATCTTCTATTCGCACCGCTTCGATCCGGAGACGCCGCTCGAGGAAACCTGCAGCGCGCTCGACCATATCGTCCGCTCCGGCCGGGCGCTCTATGTCGGCATCTCCTCCTATAATTCGCAGCGCACCCGCGAAGCAGCCGCCATCCTTAGGGAACTCGGCACGCCCTGCTTGATCCACCAGCCGAGCTATTCGATGCTCAACCGCTGGGTCGAGGACGACAAGCTGCTCGATACGCTCGATGAAGTCGGCATGGGTTCGATCGTGTTCTCGCCGCTCGCCCAGGGCATGCTGACGACGAAATATCTCGCCGGTATTCCCGAGGACAGCCGCGCAGCGCAAAACCACTTCCTGAAGCGCGATTTCATCCGCCCCTCGATCATCGACAATATCAGGAAGCTCAATGAGATCGCCGAAAGGCGCGGCCAGACGCTGGCGCAGATGGCGATCGCCTGGGTGCTGCGCGGCGGGCGCGTGACCTCGGCGCTGATCGGCGCCAGCCGCTCCTCGCAGATTGTCGATTGCGTCAAGGCGCTGGACAATCTCGAATTCAGCCTCGAGGAACTTGCCGAAATCGACGTTTATGCGCGCGAAGCCGATATCAACCTTTGGGCCAAGTCGGCGGAGCGGGAATAG
- a CDS encoding carbohydrate ABC transporter permease, with protein sequence MANIGTLNTTAAGIDAVAPKLGEGPSGPKPRPALSPRNIMLYGTLGVAALYYLLPLYVMVVTSLKGMPEIRLGNIFSPPMEITFEPWVKAWAEACTGLNCDGLSRGFWNSVRITVPSVIISIAIASVNGYALANWRFKGSELFFSILIIGAFIPYQVMIYPIVIILREIGIYGTLSGLVIVHSIFGMPILTLLFRNYFVSLPEELFKAARVDGAGFWQIFLKIMMPMSLPIFVVAMILQVTGIWNDFLFGVVFTRPDTYPMTVQLNNIVNSVQGVKEYNVNMAATILTGLVPLIVYFVSGRLFVRGIAAGAVKG encoded by the coding sequence GTGGCTAATATCGGAACCCTCAACACCACGGCAGCCGGCATCGACGCGGTCGCGCCGAAACTCGGCGAAGGCCCGAGCGGCCCGAAGCCGCGCCCGGCGCTGTCGCCGCGCAATATCATGCTCTACGGCACGCTCGGTGTGGCGGCGCTCTATTACCTGCTGCCGCTCTACGTGATGGTCGTGACCTCGCTGAAGGGCATGCCGGAAATCCGTCTCGGCAACATCTTCTCGCCGCCGATGGAGATCACCTTCGAACCCTGGGTGAAGGCCTGGGCGGAGGCCTGCACCGGGCTCAACTGCGATGGCCTGTCGCGCGGCTTCTGGAATTCGGTACGCATTACGGTGCCGTCGGTCATCATCTCGATCGCCATCGCCTCGGTGAACGGCTATGCGCTGGCAAACTGGCGCTTCAAGGGATCCGAGCTCTTCTTCTCGATCCTCATCATCGGCGCGTTCATTCCCTATCAGGTGATGATCTATCCGATCGTCATCATCCTGCGCGAAATTGGCATTTACGGCACGCTGTCCGGCCTTGTCATCGTGCATTCGATCTTCGGCATGCCGATCCTGACGCTGCTCTTCCGCAACTACTTCGTGTCGCTGCCGGAAGAACTGTTCAAGGCGGCGCGTGTCGACGGAGCGGGATTCTGGCAGATCTTCCTGAAGATCATGATGCCGATGTCGCTGCCGATCTTCGTGGTGGCGATGATTCTGCAGGTGACCGGCATCTGGAACGACTTCCTGTTCGGCGTGGTTTTCACGCGGCCGGATACCTATCCGATGACCGTGCAGCTCAACAACATCGTCAATTCCGTTCAGGGCGTGAAGGAATACAACGTCAACATGGCAGCAACGATCCTCACCGGCCTGGTGCCGCTGATCGTCTATTTCGTCTCCGGACGGCTTTTTGTTCGCGGCATCGCCGCCGGCGCAGTGAAGGGGTGA
- a CDS encoding Gfo/Idh/MocA family protein, whose product MTRELGVGIIGCGNISTTYFSLAPLFKGLKVLACADINVQAAEARAKEYGVKAQTIEELLANDEIDVVVNLTIPDAHFPVSKAILEAGKHVYSEKPLVLTLEQGEELRRIAKAKNLAVGCAPDTFLGGAHQLARKFIDDGGIGRVTSGACYVMSPGMEMWHPNPDFFFLPGGGPILDLGPYYIANLINLIGPVKRVGAMTSMASATRTITSQPRHGEIIPVKTPTTIQALLEFVSGATVTLSASWDVWSHRHANMELYGTDGSLYVPDPNFFGGVVEASGRDKDIKPLENWEHPFGKINQENPNGSRANYRTAGLADMVMSLIEGRDARCSLDRTLHGVDVMTSILKSGEEGRFIDLSTTCTQPAALGIEEAQALLR is encoded by the coding sequence ATGACCAGGGAACTTGGCGTCGGCATCATCGGATGCGGCAACATCTCCACCACTTATTTCTCGCTCGCACCGCTCTTCAAGGGGCTGAAGGTGCTCGCCTGCGCCGATATCAACGTGCAGGCCGCAGAGGCCCGCGCCAAGGAATATGGCGTCAAGGCACAGACGATCGAGGAGCTTCTCGCCAATGACGAGATCGACGTCGTCGTCAACCTGACGATCCCGGATGCGCATTTTCCGGTATCGAAGGCGATCCTCGAGGCTGGCAAGCACGTCTATTCGGAAAAGCCGCTGGTGCTTACGCTGGAGCAGGGCGAGGAGCTTCGCCGCATCGCCAAGGCGAAGAATCTTGCCGTCGGCTGCGCGCCGGACACCTTCCTCGGCGGCGCCCACCAGCTCGCCCGCAAGTTCATCGATGACGGCGGTATCGGCCGGGTGACCTCGGGCGCCTGCTATGTGATGAGCCCCGGCATGGAAATGTGGCATCCGAACCCGGACTTCTTCTTCCTGCCGGGCGGCGGCCCGATCCTCGATCTTGGCCCCTACTACATCGCCAACCTGATCAACCTGATCGGGCCCGTGAAGCGTGTCGGCGCCATGACCTCGATGGCATCGGCGACCCGCACGATCACCAGCCAGCCGCGCCACGGCGAGATCATCCCTGTGAAGACACCGACGACGATCCAGGCGCTGCTGGAATTCGTCAGCGGCGCCACGGTGACGCTGTCGGCGAGCTGGGACGTGTGGTCGCATCGCCATGCCAACATGGAACTCTATGGCACCGACGGCTCGCTCTACGTGCCGGACCCCAACTTCTTCGGCGGTGTGGTCGAGGCGAGCGGCCGCGACAAGGACATCAAGCCGCTGGAAAACTGGGAGCATCCCTTTGGCAAGATCAACCAGGAAAACCCGAACGGTTCGCGCGCCAACTACCGCACGGCCGGCCTTGCCGACATGGTGATGTCGCTGATCGAAGGCCGCGACGCGCGCTGCTCACTCGACCGCACGCTGCACGGCGTCGACGTCATGACATCGATCCTGAAGTCGGGCGAGGAGGGGCGGTTCATCGACCTTTCGACGACCTGCACCCAGCCGGCCGCACTCGGCATCGAAGAGGCGCAGGCGCTGTTGCGGTAG
- a CDS encoding ABC transporter ATP-binding protein — MNMNSTVSNASVSIKDLSLNFGAVSVLKDLNLDINDGEFLVLLGSSGCGKSTLLNCIAGLLDASEGQIFIKGKNVTWEEPKDRGIGMVFQSYALYPQMTVEKNLSFGLRVAKVPQAEIDKRVARAAEILQIQPLLKRKPAELSGGQRQRVAIGRALVRDVDVFLFDEPLSNLDAKLRSELRVEIKRLHQSLENTMIYVTHDQIEALTLADRIAIMKSGIIQQLDDPTTIYNRPRNLFVAGFIGSPSMNFLRGELVKSGDGIAFTANGVNFSLAGYDATETLQPGRKVVLGVRPEHIKVNENTGGEEHDATVDIEEPMGADNLLWLKHAGHTMSVRVNGARRFNVGAKVKLSFDMTVASVFDAESELRL; from the coding sequence ATGAACATGAATTCCACTGTCTCCAATGCGAGCGTCTCGATCAAGGATCTGTCGCTGAACTTCGGTGCGGTCAGCGTGCTGAAGGATCTCAATCTCGACATCAATGACGGCGAGTTCCTGGTGCTCCTCGGATCGTCCGGCTGCGGCAAGTCGACCTTGCTCAACTGCATCGCCGGCCTGCTCGACGCGTCGGAAGGGCAGATCTTCATCAAGGGCAAGAACGTCACCTGGGAAGAGCCGAAGGACCGCGGCATCGGCATGGTCTTCCAGTCCTATGCGCTCTATCCGCAGATGACGGTCGAGAAGAACCTCTCCTTCGGCCTTCGCGTCGCCAAGGTGCCGCAGGCCGAGATCGACAAGCGCGTGGCGCGCGCGGCCGAGATCCTGCAGATCCAGCCACTCCTGAAGCGCAAGCCGGCCGAACTTTCCGGCGGCCAGCGCCAGCGCGTGGCGATCGGCCGGGCGCTGGTGCGTGACGTCGACGTCTTTCTGTTCGACGAGCCGCTGTCCAACCTCGACGCCAAGCTGCGTTCGGAACTGCGCGTCGAAATCAAGCGCCTGCACCAGTCGCTAGAGAACACGATGATCTACGTCACCCACGACCAGATCGAGGCGCTGACGCTCGCCGACCGCATTGCTATCATGAAGAGCGGCATCATCCAGCAGCTCGACGACCCGACGACGATCTACAACCGCCCGCGCAACCTCTTCGTTGCCGGCTTCATCGGTTCGCCGTCGATGAATTTCCTGCGGGGCGAACTGGTCAAATCGGGCGACGGCATCGCCTTTACCGCCAACGGCGTCAACTTCTCGCTTGCCGGCTATGACGCCACCGAGACCCTGCAGCCCGGCCGCAAGGTGGTGCTCGGCGTTCGTCCCGAACACATCAAGGTCAACGAGAATACCGGCGGCGAAGAACATGACGCCACCGTCGATATCGAGGAGCCGATGGGTGCGGACAATCTTCTGTGGCTGAAACATGCCGGCCACACGATGTCGGTGCGCGTCAACGGCGCGCGCCGCTTCAATGTCGGGGCGAAGGTGAAGCTCAGCTTCGACATGACCGTTGCCTCGGTGTTCGATGCCGAGAGCGAGCTGCGGCTCTAG
- a CDS encoding glycoside hydrolase family 2 protein, producing MTQQSTPSSIDLSGSWQLTSVDGEVRTAIALPGDVHTALHRAGLIPDPYFGRNEEKVQWVAEREWAVERSFTLQEIEGDWYLELDYLDTVASVYVNGFLALEADNSFRRYRPDVSSMLKSGDNSIRIVFASNVAVAAARQKQQPFYIPYSTGNCPIPDGNMLRKPQCHFGWDWNIAIAPFGLYGTIALKKLETARIEHVVTRQVHNNDGSVDLTVTASLFSKHAGVAQVYFDLDGERVRLDVGVKGETDVNYLFHIDEPRLWWPSGSGEQALYTLSVEVADDEVTRQIGLRTIELITTPDSSGARFAFKVNGREIFCRGANWIPADALYSLSSPDKTEDLLQSAKAANMNMIRVWGGGFYEQDYFYDLCDRLGLLVWQDFMFACNLYPSTEDFLDNVAIEVDYQVRRLSSHPSIALWCGDNELVGALTWFEESRRNRDRYLVSYDRLNRTIEQAVKKALPGALWWPSSPASGYLDFGDAWHADGSGDMHYWSVWHENKSFDNYRSVRPRFCSEFGFQSYTSLPVIRTYAEEKDMNIASPVMELHQKNAGGNERIAGTMFRYFRFPKDFPNFVYLSQIQQGLAIKTAVEYWRSLKPHCMGTIYWQLNDTWPVASWSSLDYGGRWKAMHYLVKRFFQPVAIAAIPAEDGKTIRFSLVNDTLSDVSIDLSISLLTMKGERKHLKDVQAVCSPDAAVTAATIDVSDIAEGTLLAWHFTASNGMGGEGHYVNGTYKALELEPSGLTVTHEYVEASGAVDINITAKGLALFVMIESETDGKYSDNAFDLAAGESRRITFTPAHQLERGRLPEFRFYDLHSCQSAD from the coding sequence GTGACGCAACAATCGACCCCATCCAGCATCGACCTTTCCGGTTCGTGGCAGCTTACCTCCGTCGACGGCGAAGTTCGCACAGCGATTGCGTTGCCCGGCGACGTGCATACCGCACTCCACCGCGCAGGACTGATCCCCGATCCCTATTTCGGCCGCAACGAGGAGAAGGTGCAGTGGGTCGCCGAGCGTGAATGGGCGGTCGAGCGCAGCTTCACGCTGCAGGAGATCGAGGGCGACTGGTATCTGGAGCTCGACTATCTCGACACGGTCGCCAGCGTCTACGTCAACGGCTTTCTGGCTCTCGAAGCCGATAACAGCTTCCGCCGTTACCGGCCGGATGTCTCGAGCATGCTGAAATCGGGCGATAACTCCATCCGCATCGTCTTTGCCTCGAACGTTGCCGTCGCTGCGGCGCGGCAGAAGCAGCAACCCTTCTATATCCCTTACAGCACCGGCAATTGCCCGATCCCCGACGGCAACATGCTGCGCAAGCCTCAATGCCATTTCGGCTGGGACTGGAATATCGCCATCGCGCCGTTCGGTCTCTACGGCACGATCGCGCTGAAGAAGCTCGAGACGGCGCGTATCGAACATGTCGTTACCCGCCAGGTCCATAACAATGACGGTTCGGTCGACCTGACGGTGACGGCGAGCCTGTTTTCCAAGCATGCGGGTGTCGCCCAGGTCTATTTCGATCTCGACGGGGAGCGTGTGCGCCTCGATGTCGGGGTCAAGGGCGAGACTGACGTCAACTATCTCTTCCATATCGACGAGCCGCGCCTGTGGTGGCCTTCCGGCAGCGGCGAACAGGCGCTCTATACACTTTCCGTCGAAGTGGCCGACGATGAGGTGACCAGGCAGATCGGCCTTCGCACCATCGAACTGATCACCACGCCGGATTCATCCGGCGCCCGCTTCGCCTTCAAGGTCAATGGGCGCGAGATCTTCTGCCGTGGCGCCAATTGGATCCCCGCCGACGCGCTCTATTCGCTCTCTTCGCCTGACAAGACCGAAGATCTGCTGCAATCGGCGAAAGCCGCGAACATGAACATGATCCGTGTCTGGGGCGGCGGCTTCTACGAGCAGGATTACTTCTACGATCTCTGCGACCGGCTGGGCCTGCTGGTCTGGCAGGATTTCATGTTCGCCTGCAACCTCTATCCCTCGACGGAGGATTTCCTCGACAATGTGGCGATCGAGGTCGACTACCAGGTGCGGCGGCTCTCCTCGCATCCCTCGATCGCGCTCTGGTGCGGCGACAACGAGCTTGTGGGCGCGCTGACCTGGTTCGAGGAATCGAGGAGGAACCGCGACCGCTACCTCGTCTCCTACGATCGCCTCAACCGGACGATCGAGCAGGCGGTGAAGAAGGCGCTGCCCGGCGCGCTCTGGTGGCCGTCGAGCCCGGCTTCCGGCTATCTCGATTTCGGCGATGCCTGGCATGCCGATGGCTCCGGCGACATGCACTACTGGTCGGTCTGGCACGAGAACAAGTCGTTCGACAATTACCGCTCGGTGCGCCCGCGCTTCTGCTCGGAATTCGGCTTCCAGTCCTATACCTCGCTGCCTGTCATCAGGACCTATGCCGAGGAGAAGGATATGAATATCGCTTCTCCCGTTATGGAGCTGCACCAGAAGAATGCCGGCGGCAACGAGCGCATTGCCGGCACGATGTTCCGCTATTTCCGCTTCCCCAAGGATTTCCCGAACTTCGTTTATCTCAGCCAGATCCAGCAGGGGCTCGCCATCAAGACCGCGGTCGAATACTGGCGGTCGCTCAAGCCCCACTGCATGGGCACGATCTACTGGCAGCTCAACGACACCTGGCCGGTCGCCTCCTGGTCGAGCCTCGACTACGGCGGACGCTGGAAGGCGATGCATTATCTCGTCAAGCGTTTCTTCCAGCCGGTGGCGATCGCCGCCATTCCCGCCGAAGACGGCAAGACGATCCGCTTCTCGCTTGTTAACGACACGCTTTCAGATGTCAGCATCGATCTTTCGATCTCGCTTCTGACGATGAAGGGCGAGCGGAAGCACCTGAAAGACGTGCAGGCGGTCTGCTCGCCGGATGCCGCGGTAACGGCAGCGACGATCGATGTGTCCGACATTGCCGAGGGAACGCTGCTCGCCTGGCATTTCACCGCGTCGAACGGCATGGGCGGCGAAGGACACTATGTCAACGGCACCTATAAGGCGCTGGAGCTGGAGCCGTCGGGCCTGACCGTTACCCATGAATATGTCGAGGCGAGCGGCGCCGTCGACATCAACATCACCGCTAAGGGACTTGCGCTCTTCGTGATGATCGAAAGCGAGACGGACGGAAAATATTCCGACAACGCCTTCGATCTGGCGGCCGGCGAGAGCCGCCGCATCACCTTCACTCCGGCACATCAGCTCGAACGCGGCAGGCTGCCGGAATTCCGCTTCTACGACCTGCATTCCTGCCAATCGGCGGATTGA
- a CDS encoding sugar phosphate isomerase/epimerase, with protein MTKLSYQLYSARNFPPLSAIFEKLGKAGYGEVEGFGGIYAELDEAGLKSLRADLDKNGLVMATGHFSPDFLDGSVEKSLQIAKVLGMDSIYAPHLMPDQRPTDAAGWLAFGKRLQEMSKPYKDAGYEFGWHNHDFEFVKLADGSLPIERIFEGAPDITWEADIAWVVRGGADPYAWVEKLGDRISAVHVKDIAPAGEATDEGGWADVGHGTIGWAKLLPVVKAKTKAKHFVVEHDNPNDIDRNITRSIASIKTY; from the coding sequence ATGACGAAACTCAGCTACCAGCTCTACAGCGCGCGCAATTTCCCGCCTTTGTCGGCGATCTTTGAGAAGCTCGGCAAGGCCGGTTACGGCGAAGTCGAAGGTTTCGGCGGCATCTATGCCGAACTGGATGAGGCCGGCCTGAAGAGCCTGCGCGCCGATCTCGACAAGAACGGCCTTGTCATGGCGACCGGGCATTTCAGCCCCGATTTCCTCGATGGCAGCGTCGAGAAGTCGCTGCAGATCGCCAAAGTCCTCGGCATGGATTCCATTTATGCGCCGCATCTGATGCCCGACCAGCGCCCGACGGATGCTGCCGGCTGGCTCGCCTTCGGCAAGCGCCTGCAGGAAATGAGCAAGCCCTACAAGGATGCGGGCTATGAATTCGGCTGGCACAATCACGACTTCGAATTCGTGAAGCTCGCCGACGGTTCGCTGCCGATCGAGCGCATCTTCGAAGGCGCGCCCGACATTACCTGGGAAGCGGATATCGCTTGGGTCGTTCGCGGCGGTGCCGACCCCTATGCCTGGGTCGAGAAGCTTGGGGACCGCATCAGCGCCGTGCACGTCAAGGACATTGCGCCGGCAGGCGAAGCCACGGATGAAGGCGGCTGGGCGGATGTCGGCCATGGCACGATCGGCTGGGCCAAGCTGCTTCCGGTCGTCAAGGCGAAGACCAAGGCCAAGCATTTCGTCGTCGAGCACGACAATCCGAACGATATCGACCGCAACATCACGCGCTCGATCGCTTCCATCAAGACCTACTGA